A section of the Paenibacillus odorifer genome encodes:
- a CDS encoding AraC family transcriptional regulator: protein MPRKKKPVIEYRHYSLPINFPILLLSGERWKISDIKSEHLHFHNHLEIGICHSDSGIMEIKGESVPFKAGDVTFIPRYLPHTTYSSPNEASLWSYIFFSPEDLFQQSFKSAYSNFEPNLWAIKGTNCILNKEEHPKVYTLATSVLEELKQKNPYYQESAYGLLLSLYIELLRIHSRNEPLINQDTEHSLKGDFVISPVLEYITKNYMMPITIDFLADLCHLSTTHFRRKFHEIMGSAPLDFLNSTRIEEACKQLKSTDDSILSISEQVGFQSISSFNRCFSKLMGESPKQWRKGAQSEAQSAKASILEFTGWV from the coding sequence ATGCCCAGAAAAAAGAAGCCCGTCATTGAATACCGCCACTACAGCTTACCGATAAACTTTCCTATCCTGCTGTTAAGCGGTGAACGTTGGAAGATTTCTGATATTAAAAGTGAACATCTGCATTTCCATAATCATTTGGAGATTGGCATTTGCCATTCGGATAGCGGCATCATGGAGATCAAAGGAGAATCTGTGCCTTTTAAAGCCGGAGATGTGACCTTCATCCCTAGGTATCTCCCTCATACAACTTATAGTTCGCCGAATGAAGCCAGTCTGTGGTCTTATATCTTTTTTTCGCCTGAGGATCTTTTTCAGCAATCCTTCAAGAGCGCTTACAGCAACTTTGAGCCGAATCTGTGGGCAATTAAGGGAACAAACTGTATTTTGAACAAAGAGGAACATCCCAAGGTTTATACCCTTGCGACATCGGTCTTAGAGGAATTGAAGCAAAAAAATCCTTACTATCAAGAAAGTGCCTACGGCTTATTGTTATCGCTTTATATAGAGCTTCTTAGAATTCATTCCCGGAATGAACCCTTGATTAATCAAGACACAGAGCATAGCCTGAAGGGCGATTTTGTCATCTCACCCGTTCTGGAATACATCACTAAAAACTACATGATGCCGATTACCATCGATTTTTTAGCTGATCTGTGCCACCTAAGTACCACTCATTTCCGCAGGAAATTCCATGAGATTATGGGGTCCGCACCTCTCGACTTCCTAAACAGTACCCGTATTGAAGAGGCCTGCAAGCAGTTAAAAAGTACGGACGATTCCATTCTCTCCATCTCTGAGCAAGTCGGTTTTCAGTCCATATCCAGCTTCAACCGATGTTTCTCCAAGCTTATGGGTGAGTCACCTAAACAATGGCGTAAAGGCGCACAATCCGAAGCACAATCCGCTAAAGCGTCTATATTGGAGTTTACGGGGTGGGTTTGA
- a CDS encoding glycoside hydrolase family 88/105 protein → MLQLNYDREEILRVIDKVVRKTMAMDLTWDWPCGVAYYGATRAYETTGNKEYLDMLVQWADEYIELGLPDWTVNTCAMGHMLITLYEETGNQKYWDIVMSKVDYLQNNALRFGDHVLQHTVSISNDFPEQAWADTLFMAAFFLLRVGSKLKDQEMIQDALNQYYWHIKYLQDPSSGFWYHGYNNVKQDHMSGLFWGRANAWGAYTMSQVKKLLKEWYLYPQCMDVECSLRDQLAALKLVQTENGLWRTVLDDEESYEEVSASCGIAAAMIDNGNPLHTKYVQKALKGILNNISDDGRVLGVSGGTAVMKDREGYRNIPKDWIQGWGQGLALAFLSDMLK, encoded by the coding sequence ATGCTTCAATTAAATTATGACAGAGAAGAGATTTTAAGGGTCATCGACAAAGTGGTCAGAAAAACAATGGCGATGGATTTAACATGGGACTGGCCTTGTGGTGTGGCTTATTATGGGGCAACCAGAGCTTATGAAACTACAGGAAATAAAGAGTATTTGGATATGCTTGTCCAGTGGGCAGATGAATATATCGAGCTGGGTCTGCCGGATTGGACAGTTAACACCTGTGCCATGGGCCATATGCTGATCACCTTGTATGAAGAAACAGGCAACCAGAAATATTGGGATATTGTGATGAGCAAGGTGGATTATCTGCAGAACAATGCGCTTAGATTCGGAGATCATGTGTTGCAGCATACCGTCTCTATTTCTAATGATTTTCCAGAACAGGCATGGGCGGATACCTTGTTTATGGCGGCATTTTTCCTGCTCCGTGTAGGAAGCAAGTTAAAGGATCAGGAAATGATCCAAGATGCCTTGAATCAATATTATTGGCATATCAAATACCTGCAAGATCCTAGCAGCGGGTTTTGGTACCACGGCTACAATAATGTGAAGCAGGATCACATGTCTGGACTTTTCTGGGGCAGAGCGAATGCTTGGGGCGCATACACTATGTCGCAAGTTAAAAAGCTTTTGAAAGAATGGTATTTGTATCCGCAGTGTATGGACGTGGAGTGTTCGCTGCGCGATCAGCTGGCCGCACTCAAGCTGGTGCAAACGGAGAACGGCCTGTGGCGGACTGTACTAGATGACGAGGAGTCTTATGAAGAAGTATCCGCGTCTTGCGGCATTGCGGCTGCTATGATCGATAACGGCAATCCGCTGCATACCAAATATGTGCAAAAGGCCCTGAAAGGTATTTTGAACAATATCAGTGATGATGGACGGGTACTAGGTGTTTCTGGCGGAACAGCGGTTATGAAGGATCGGGAAGGATACCGCAATATTCCAAAAGACTGGATTCAAGGCTGGGGTCAAGGCTTAGCATTAGCTTTTCTATCCGATATGCTTAAATAG
- the gnpA gene encoding 1,3-beta-galactosyl-N-acetylhexosamine phosphorylase: MSQKTTGAFTLPGESGYEALTLKLAERWGADVIRDSDGTQLSDEIINAGYGIYSTICIIRDHNEWASQNSDKLQQSFLITNPKVAVQDYLSIYLMEDFFAEQFRVNDSKEAFKYWQVFDRTTGEEVPREQWNYERESGNVVITGIAPWHKYTVSFMVYRIWEEISMYNHTTNHWEKEHLMQIDPIYVETQKYLLHWIEDWCHKHKETTVVRFTSLFYNFAWIWGSDERNRHLFSDWGSYDFTVSSRALDLFAKKYGYSLTAEDFVNGGKYRVSHIPAQQRKLDYMAFINDFVIEFGKQLIDIVHKHDKLAYVFYDDSWVGMEPYNDRFEEFGFDGMIKCVFSGYEARLCSGVKVDTHEIRLHPYLFPVGLGGLPTFMEGGNPTLDAKKYWINIRRALLREPIDRIGLGGYLHLVEPYPDFCDYIEKIADEFREIKELHHKGKPYHIKTKVAILHAWGKLRSWTLSGHFHETYIHDLIHINEALSGLPIEVQFIDFEDIRKGVLQECDVVINAGSAGSAWSGGEYWSDHKCVDLLTAWVYEGGTFIGVNQPSALEGYDSFFRMAHVLGLDEDTGSKVAHGRWTFEARDEQGLVPEGASITPKNNIYLTDGSAAVLCEKSGMITLSAHTFGKGKGIYLPSFTLSFENTRLLLNVIRYAGNELKDTKYITDNLYTECAYYPESKILVVINNSDQLQKTTIDTEYGQQTLELDPFDTIIRTIGD; encoded by the coding sequence TTGTCCCAAAAAACAACGGGGGCCTTTACACTGCCGGGAGAATCCGGTTATGAGGCATTGACCCTGAAATTAGCTGAACGTTGGGGTGCCGATGTCATCCGTGACAGTGACGGCACACAGTTGTCCGATGAGATTATCAACGCAGGATACGGCATTTATTCTACAATCTGCATCATCAGAGATCATAACGAATGGGCGTCCCAGAATTCAGACAAGCTGCAGCAGAGCTTTTTAATAACAAATCCGAAGGTAGCGGTACAAGATTATTTATCCATCTATCTGATGGAGGATTTTTTTGCTGAACAATTCCGAGTGAATGATTCCAAAGAGGCGTTTAAGTACTGGCAGGTTTTTGACCGAACGACGGGCGAAGAGGTTCCAAGAGAACAGTGGAATTATGAGCGGGAATCGGGAAATGTAGTCATTACTGGAATTGCACCTTGGCATAAATACACAGTCAGCTTCATGGTCTATCGGATTTGGGAAGAGATCTCCATGTACAATCACACCACGAATCACTGGGAAAAAGAGCATCTGATGCAGATTGATCCCATCTATGTAGAAACGCAAAAATATTTACTCCATTGGATAGAAGATTGGTGTCATAAGCATAAGGAAACAACAGTGGTTCGATTTACCTCCCTCTTTTATAATTTCGCCTGGATCTGGGGCAGTGATGAGCGCAATCGCCATTTGTTCTCGGACTGGGGTTCATATGATTTTACGGTAAGCTCAAGAGCGCTTGATCTGTTTGCCAAAAAATATGGGTATTCGCTCACGGCCGAGGATTTTGTGAATGGTGGGAAATATCGGGTCAGTCATATCCCGGCGCAGCAGCGGAAGCTGGACTATATGGCATTTATCAATGATTTTGTCATCGAATTTGGTAAGCAATTAATTGATATTGTGCATAAGCACGATAAGCTGGCGTATGTCTTCTATGATGATAGTTGGGTTGGCATGGAGCCTTACAATGACCGTTTTGAAGAATTTGGTTTTGACGGGATGATTAAATGTGTGTTCTCAGGATATGAGGCAAGGCTTTGTTCTGGTGTAAAAGTAGATACCCATGAGATTCGGCTGCATCCCTATTTATTTCCGGTTGGATTGGGAGGGCTTCCTACGTTTATGGAGGGAGGTAACCCTACGCTCGATGCCAAAAAGTATTGGATTAATATCCGGCGCGCCTTGCTCAGAGAGCCTATAGATCGGATTGGACTGGGCGGATATTTGCATCTTGTAGAGCCTTATCCGGATTTTTGTGATTATATCGAAAAGATCGCGGATGAATTCAGAGAAATTAAAGAGCTGCATCATAAAGGCAAACCGTATCACATTAAGACGAAGGTAGCCATTTTACACGCTTGGGGTAAATTGAGATCGTGGACTTTGTCCGGGCATTTCCATGAAACGTATATCCATGATCTGATTCATATCAATGAGGCTTTGTCCGGATTGCCGATTGAAGTCCAGTTCATTGATTTTGAAGATATCCGTAAGGGAGTATTACAAGAGTGTGATGTAGTGATTAATGCCGGCTCGGCAGGTTCAGCATGGAGTGGCGGAGAATACTGGAGTGACCATAAGTGCGTGGACTTACTGACAGCGTGGGTTTATGAGGGCGGTACTTTTATAGGTGTCAATCAGCCTTCGGCGCTTGAAGGTTATGACAGCTTTTTCAGAATGGCCCATGTGCTTGGTCTCGATGAGGATACAGGCTCCAAGGTAGCTCATGGAAGATGGACATTTGAGGCTAGAGATGAGCAAGGTTTAGTGCCTGAAGGAGCCAGTATAACACCTAAAAATAACATTTATCTTACGGATGGCTCGGCAGCGGTATTGTGTGAAAAGAGTGGGATGATAACATTGTCTGCCCATACCTTTGGTAAAGGAAAGGGGATCTACCTGCCTTCTTTCACCTTAAGCTTTGAAAATACAAGATTGCTGTTAAATGTGATTCGTTATGCCGGGAATGAGTTAAAGGACACAAAGTATATTACGGATAATTTATATACAGAGTGTGCGTATTATCCAGAAAGTAAAATACTCGTCGTGATTAACAATAGCGACCAGCTTCAAAAAACTACGATTGATACAGAATATGGACAACAAACGTTGGAATTAGATCCGTTTGATACTATTATCCGGACTATTGGCGATTAA
- a CDS encoding flavocytochrome c, with protein MKKKAAGALSLVLSVMLVTAGCGNGNDKVNESKSNNNEKKEVEAVSGASEASYTPFDQLKDKYDIIIVGAGGAGMSAALEAKEKGMNPVILEKMPVAGGNTTKSSSGMNASETKFQKEQNIEDSNDLFYEESLKGGHDTNDKEMLRFFVDNSASAIDWLDSIGIRLNNITITGGMNEKRTHRPEDGSAVGQYLVKGLVKNVQEKEIPLFVNADVKEITEKDGKVNGVKVLFNQTEEKTITADAVVVTTGGFGANMDLISEVRPDLEGYVTTNQIGSTGDGIKMIEKLGGTTVDMDQIQVHPTVQQEKSYLIGEAVRGEGAILVSSEGTRFTNELDTRDKVTASINTLPEKAATLVFDSGVKSRVKAIEQYDKMGFVIQADSIEALAKEIGVPEDKLATTLDTWNSAVKNKKDAEFGRTTGMDNDLSTGPFYAIKIAPGIHYTMGGVKINTNTEVLNKDGEAIPGLFAAGEVTGGLHGQNRIGGNSVAEIIIFGRQAGIKSAEFIKAK; from the coding sequence ATGAAAAAGAAAGCAGCTGGTGCTCTGAGTCTCGTCCTCTCTGTCATGCTCGTTACCGCAGGTTGCGGTAATGGAAACGACAAGGTGAACGAGAGCAAGAGTAATAACAACGAGAAAAAAGAAGTTGAAGCCGTCTCCGGGGCATCTGAAGCAAGCTACACACCATTCGATCAATTAAAAGATAAATATGATATCATCATTGTCGGTGCGGGTGGTGCGGGAATGTCCGCGGCGCTTGAGGCCAAAGAGAAAGGCATGAACCCTGTTATTTTGGAAAAAATGCCGGTTGCCGGCGGGAACACAACCAAATCCTCTTCGGGAATGAACGCTTCTGAAACAAAATTCCAAAAAGAACAAAACATTGAAGACAGCAATGATTTATTTTATGAAGAGTCATTAAAAGGTGGCCATGACACTAACGACAAAGAAATGCTTCGTTTCTTCGTTGATAATTCCGCGAGTGCGATCGATTGGCTGGATTCCATCGGAATCCGCTTGAACAATATCACCATTACAGGCGGCATGAACGAAAAACGTACACACCGTCCTGAAGATGGCTCTGCTGTGGGTCAATACCTTGTCAAAGGTTTAGTGAAAAACGTACAAGAGAAAGAAATTCCACTTTTCGTGAATGCTGATGTCAAAGAAATTACCGAAAAAGACGGCAAGGTTAATGGCGTTAAAGTCCTCTTTAACCAAACAGAGGAAAAAACAATTACGGCAGATGCTGTCGTTGTAACCACTGGCGGGTTCGGTGCCAATATGGATTTGATCTCCGAAGTAAGACCTGACTTGGAAGGCTACGTTACTACTAACCAAATCGGCAGTACCGGAGACGGCATCAAGATGATTGAGAAACTCGGAGGCACAACCGTCGATATGGATCAAATCCAAGTTCACCCGACTGTGCAGCAAGAAAAATCCTACCTCATTGGCGAAGCTGTTCGTGGGGAAGGCGCTATCCTTGTTTCCAGTGAAGGTACACGCTTCACCAACGAATTGGATACCCGTGATAAAGTAACGGCTTCCATTAATACACTGCCTGAAAAAGCAGCTACGCTGGTCTTTGATTCCGGTGTTAAATCCCGTGTGAAGGCTATTGAACAATATGACAAAATGGGTTTCGTGATTCAGGCGGATTCCATCGAAGCTTTGGCCAAAGAAATCGGTGTTCCAGAGGATAAGCTGGCAACAACGCTTGATACTTGGAACAGCGCCGTTAAGAATAAAAAGGATGCCGAATTTGGCAGAACTACAGGAATGGACAATGACCTGTCCACTGGTCCTTTCTACGCTATTAAAATTGCTCCTGGGATTCACTACACCATGGGTGGCGTGAAGATCAATACGAACACAGAAGTTCTAAATAAAGATGGTGAAGCTATTCCTGGTCTGTTTGCGGCTGGTGAAGTTACAGGCGGCTTACACGGACAAAACCGGATCGGCGGCAACTCTGTTGCAGAAATCATTATTTTCGGCCGTCAAGCTGGGATCAAATCTGCTGAATTCATAAAAGCAAAATAA
- a CDS encoding aminoglycoside phosphotransferase family protein, whose translation MDQGFEAEVIRINSDQESYVLKTWNKESRPDVQFQYRLLDVLSERGVAVSKPVGWGINLDGDKVLLTGFDGTPIHKMNTRKMKELASLLAKIHKIRVEEIGNIQLPKYNFIGYFFPEAKEQSDISNVLTILVEQTPMKQDCIIHGDFHIGNIVEDKERYTIIDWTNGQLGDSRYDFAWSLILLKIYISERYADVFRTAYLLENDMDQEELEIFEAWACLRWILLNRRGSTPKGPNTTKRVKSLIADNRFLKKMDSKFF comes from the coding sequence ATGGATCAAGGATTTGAAGCTGAGGTCATAAGGATTAATTCTGATCAAGAGAGCTATGTACTGAAAACATGGAATAAGGAATCCAGACCGGATGTCCAGTTTCAATATCGTTTATTGGATGTTCTATCCGAACGAGGAGTAGCCGTCTCTAAACCAGTGGGCTGGGGAATCAATTTGGATGGAGATAAGGTGTTGTTAACAGGTTTTGACGGAACCCCTATTCATAAAATGAATACCAGGAAAATGAAGGAACTCGCAAGCCTATTAGCAAAAATACATAAAATTCGCGTTGAAGAGATTGGAAATATACAACTGCCAAAATACAATTTCATCGGCTACTTTTTCCCTGAAGCCAAAGAACAATCTGATATTTCTAATGTGTTGACTATTCTTGTTGAGCAAACTCCAATGAAGCAAGACTGTATCATTCATGGGGATTTTCATATCGGAAATATAGTGGAGGATAAAGAGCGATATACCATAATTGATTGGACGAACGGCCAGTTGGGAGACTCTAGATATGATTTTGCCTGGTCACTTATTCTGCTGAAAATATATATCTCCGAGCGTTATGCTGATGTGTTCCGAACTGCTTATCTATTGGAAAATGATATGGATCAGGAAGAACTTGAGATCTTTGAAGCTTGGGCATGTCTACGGTGGATTTTGCTGAATAGAAGAGGTAGCACACCGAAAGGGCCTAATACAACGAAGAGAGTGAAAAGTTTAATCGCTGATAATCGGTTTTTAAAAAAGATGGATAGTAAATTCTTCTGA
- a CDS encoding putative holin-like toxin, translating into MTVFEAMMLMLTFGSLIVALLSNKRK; encoded by the coding sequence GTGACAGTGTTTGAAGCAATGATGCTTATGCTAACCTTTGGTTCGCTTATCGTAGCGCTGCTGTCCAATAAACGCAAATAG
- a CDS encoding glycosyltransferase family 39 protein — translation MIRGIQKTLYLILAFFIGLFIASSFFIRAKYNYFVYGDTPILERQQLGLFILVIAGVLALSVILYKMCLKLNKYSWKIVIPATLLFSFAIQMVIIFLFPRLPTDDSQTVLSLALDMLYRNDYSSFDTNGYLHMFPFNFSIVLYLKTLLLIFPDNYLVIKIFNILFTLLTSLMIYMLYKELNYKSKDKDYGILVFAATYIPSLFMSNFIYNDVIATAFLTSALYFAIRFIKRRSIKDIFFAALLLAIGNYFRSIGVIFLITVVAGLLFNIRSIGVKKVLSALFITAILFNVPGWTQNAVLQATNVVDEPMNENSAPVYMWLNMGINLETFGFWDNRESYAIYQQDANYNKAESTELFKEEIRNKLSEAGLSDLVKMYYKKIVWTWTEGTYQMERYGLGNDGSSSNGGRMGFVMDRYSYTNAATDLFKADSNYRSGMLWLLYVLNFLMYVFILVRLIGGIRAKRFEETSLILVVLGFIGFYLLWEIKSRYIYPVYPLLIVLSYMGFKDVYDYMLKRYFPR, via the coding sequence ATGATAAGAGGAATTCAAAAAACATTGTATCTCATACTTGCATTCTTTATCGGTCTTTTTATCGCATCCTCCTTTTTTATTAGGGCGAAATATAATTATTTCGTATATGGGGATACGCCAATTTTGGAGAGACAACAGCTGGGTCTTTTTATTCTAGTGATCGCAGGGGTGCTGGCATTAAGCGTTATTTTGTATAAAATGTGCCTGAAGCTTAATAAGTACAGTTGGAAAATAGTCATTCCAGCCACACTGCTATTTTCTTTTGCAATCCAGATGGTGATTATCTTTCTGTTTCCACGCTTGCCGACGGATGATTCGCAGACAGTGCTTTCATTGGCACTCGACATGCTGTACAGGAATGATTATTCGTCGTTTGACACGAACGGCTATCTGCATATGTTTCCGTTTAATTTTTCGATCGTTTTATATTTAAAGACGTTGTTGTTGATCTTTCCGGATAATTATCTGGTAATCAAAATATTTAATATTCTGTTTACACTCTTAACCTCATTAATGATTTATATGCTGTATAAAGAGCTCAATTATAAGTCCAAGGATAAGGATTATGGCATCCTCGTGTTTGCCGCAACCTATATCCCTTCATTGTTTATGAGTAATTTTATCTATAACGATGTGATCGCTACCGCTTTTCTGACAAGTGCTTTATATTTTGCCATAAGATTTATCAAAAGAAGGTCCATTAAGGATATTTTCTTCGCAGCTCTCTTACTGGCAATAGGCAACTATTTCCGCAGTATCGGTGTTATTTTTCTGATTACCGTGGTGGCGGGTCTTTTATTTAACATACGTTCTATCGGAGTGAAAAAGGTTCTTAGCGCTTTGTTTATCACGGCCATATTGTTTAATGTTCCCGGCTGGACGCAAAATGCTGTGCTGCAGGCGACGAATGTTGTAGATGAACCGATGAACGAAAATTCCGCACCTGTCTACATGTGGCTGAATATGGGGATCAATCTGGAGACGTTTGGGTTCTGGGACAACCGGGAGAGCTACGCTATCTATCAGCAGGATGCAAATTATAATAAGGCAGAAAGTACGGAGTTATTTAAAGAAGAAATCCGTAATAAACTCTCCGAGGCGGGCCTAAGTGACTTAGTGAAGATGTATTATAAAAAAATCGTTTGGACCTGGACGGAAGGAACCTACCAGATGGAACGATATGGGCTCGGAAATGACGGATCATCCAGTAACGGGGGAAGAATGGGCTTTGTCATGGACCGTTATAGCTACACTAATGCTGCTACGGATTTGTTTAAGGCAGACTCCAATTATAGAAGTGGAATGTTGTGGCTGCTGTATGTTCTGAATTTTCTGATGTATGTGTTTATACTCGTTCGCTTAATCGGTGGAATAAGAGCCAAAAGATTTGAAGAGACCTCTTTGATTCTTGTGGTGCTGGGCTTTATCGGATTCTATCTTTTATGGGAGATCAAGTCCCGGTATATATACCCGGTGTATCCGCTGCTGATCGTATTATCCTACATGGGTTTTAAGGACGTATACGATTATATGTTAAAAAGATATTTTCCACGTTAA
- the yaaA gene encoding peroxide stress protein YaaA, whose amino-acid sequence MRIIISPAKKMKMDTDFLDCRQMPQFISESQTLLALLQKLNYEEAKSLWKCNDAIATLNVERIRDMDVTRNLTPAIFSYEGIQYQYMAPGVLQMEELEYLQQHLRILSGFYGIVRPFDGVVPYRLEMQAKLSGPGFKSIYEFWNRKLADQLFSETDIILNLASKEYSKCISPYIGGNVRMVSCIFGQEIGGKVVERATLVKMARGEMVRFMAERQISCVEDIKGFDGFDFSFADELSDESTYVFIQKKND is encoded by the coding sequence ATGAGAATCATTATATCGCCTGCCAAGAAGATGAAGATGGATACAGATTTCTTGGATTGCCGCCAGATGCCGCAATTCATAAGCGAGTCGCAGACTCTTCTGGCCTTATTACAAAAGTTGAATTATGAAGAAGCCAAATCGTTATGGAAATGCAATGATGCCATCGCCACGCTGAATGTGGAACGGATTCGGGATATGGATGTAACACGGAATCTTACACCGGCTATCTTTTCTTATGAGGGAATCCAGTACCAGTACATGGCACCCGGGGTACTTCAAATGGAGGAGCTGGAATATCTTCAGCAGCATTTACGGATATTGTCCGGATTCTATGGAATCGTCCGGCCATTTGACGGCGTTGTTCCGTACAGGCTGGAGATGCAGGCTAAGCTTAGCGGACCTGGTTTCAAGTCTATCTACGAGTTCTGGAACAGGAAGCTGGCAGATCAGCTATTTTCGGAGACTGACATCATTCTGAATCTGGCCTCTAAGGAATACAGCAAGTGCATCTCCCCTTATATTGGCGGGAACGTTCGCATGGTTAGTTGTATATTCGGGCAGGAGATCGGTGGTAAGGTAGTGGAGAGAGCGACCCTGGTCAAGATGGCCAGAGGTGAAATGGTACGCTTCATGGCTGAGCGGCAAATCAGCTGTGTGGAGGATATCAAAGGCTTCGACGGATTTGATTTCAGCTTTGCTGATGAGCTGTCGGATGAGAGTACGTATGTGTTTATTCAGAAAAAGAATGACTAG
- a CDS encoding ABC transporter ATP-binding protein → MARNKFDVDENLESPFNIKHFRRAMVYIKRKKTPMIVAFVLSALSAAISLSAPLIMQHVIDVTIPAKEKLALLGWAALMLVTIVVSVYLATIRSRIMTSVGQDIIFDIRTDLFKHLQELPFKYYDDRPQGKILIRVVNYVNAVSDVLSNGIINFILEIVNLLFIAAFMFAVDVRLSFVILAGLPVFLGIMLLIKTRQRRAWQAVSNKSSNLNAYLQESISGIGVTQMFSREQRNEGIFTRLAGNFRKEWMKAQRYNLLIPFSVDNLSTIVTSLIFLVGLLTLSPQDMTLGVILAMSSYAARFWQPILNLSNLYNNFINAVAYLERIFETLDEPVTVSDIPDAKTLPSVQGHVTFDDVTFAYDPGLNILENISFKVKAGESIALVGPTGAGKTTVVNLISRFYNISSGQILIDGQDISQVTLKSLRSQMGIMLQDSFIFSGTILDNIRYGRLDATEEEVIAAAKAVCADEFIREFDQGYMTEVNERGSKLSQGQRQLISFARTLLADPRILILDEATSSIDAKTERLLQKGLNELLKGRTSFIIAHRLSTVKNCDRIMYVSNKGIAESGSHDELIAQRGLYYRLYTAQKMEA, encoded by the coding sequence GTGGCAAGGAATAAATTTGACGTCGATGAAAATCTTGAATCGCCGTTTAATATAAAACACTTCCGGCGTGCGATGGTATATATCAAACGAAAGAAAACGCCAATGATTGTTGCGTTCGTGCTCAGTGCACTTTCAGCAGCCATTTCACTGTCGGCTCCGCTGATCATGCAACATGTCATCGACGTGACCATTCCGGCAAAAGAGAAGCTTGCACTGCTGGGTTGGGCTGCACTGATGCTTGTGACCATCGTGGTCAGTGTTTATCTGGCTACGATACGCTCGCGCATCATGACGAGTGTTGGGCAGGATATTATTTTTGACATCCGAACGGATTTGTTTAAGCATCTGCAAGAATTGCCTTTCAAATATTATGACGACCGCCCACAGGGCAAGATCCTTATCCGGGTCGTAAACTACGTCAACGCCGTTTCAGATGTGCTGTCCAACGGGATTATCAACTTTATTCTAGAAATCGTGAATTTACTCTTTATCGCAGCCTTCATGTTCGCTGTCGATGTACGACTCTCATTTGTCATCCTTGCCGGACTGCCAGTCTTCCTTGGCATCATGCTGCTGATCAAAACCCGGCAACGCCGGGCATGGCAAGCAGTGTCCAACAAAAGCTCTAACCTGAACGCCTATCTGCAAGAGAGCATCAGCGGTATTGGTGTGACACAAATGTTCTCCCGGGAACAACGTAACGAAGGAATCTTCACACGTCTCGCAGGTAATTTCCGTAAAGAATGGATGAAGGCTCAACGTTACAACTTACTTATTCCGTTCTCTGTAGACAACTTGTCTACGATTGTTACATCATTGATTTTCCTTGTAGGCCTACTAACACTGAGTCCTCAAGACATGACCCTCGGTGTCATTCTGGCGATGAGCAGCTACGCTGCCCGCTTCTGGCAGCCGATTCTGAATCTTTCGAACCTGTACAATAACTTCATCAACGCCGTTGCCTATCTTGAGCGTATCTTCGAAACGCTGGATGAACCGGTTACCGTCAGTGATATCCCGGATGCAAAAACACTGCCATCTGTTCAGGGCCATGTCACCTTCGACGATGTAACTTTCGCCTATGACCCGGGGCTTAATATTCTGGAGAATATCTCCTTCAAGGTCAAAGCGGGAGAAAGCATCGCGCTGGTAGGACCCACAGGTGCGGGCAAAACAACCGTCGTCAATCTGATCTCACGCTTTTATAACATTTCCAGTGGTCAGATTCTGATCGACGGCCAGGATATCTCGCAGGTGACGTTAAAATCTCTTCGCAGCCAGATGGGGATTATGTTACAGGATAGCTTCATCTTCTCCGGTACCATTCTGGACAATATTCGGTACGGCCGACTGGATGCGACCGAAGAAGAAGTAATCGCCGCTGCAAAGGCCGTTTGCGCCGACGAATTCATCCGTGAATTCGATCAAGGCTACATGACAGAGGTCAATGAACGTGGCTCCAAGCTGTCTCAAGGACAGCGGCAGCTCATTTCGTTCGCAAGAACACTTTTGGCAGATCCGCGCATTCTCATCTTGGATGAAGCCACTTCTTCCATTGATGCGAAGACTGAGCGCTTATTGCAAAAAGGGCTGAATGAACTGCTTAAGGGACGCACCTCTTTCATTATCGCGCATCGCCTCTCCACCGTAAAAAACTGCGATCGTATTATGTACGTATCTAACAAAGGCATCGCGGAAAGCGGCTCACATGATGAGCTTATCGCACAGCGGGGCCTTTATTACCGCCTCTACACAGCACAGAAGATGGAAGCTTAA